In Rhodopirellula islandica, one DNA window encodes the following:
- a CDS encoding class I SAM-dependent methyltransferase, with protein MTAAGSPLCQIVSDEELAAPLQTVDAAGWLGGNISGQKVLCLAAGGGRQSCLYAAAGARVTVVDLSPAMLEQDRVAARQRGHQVELIEGSMDDLSMLPAGHFDIVIHPVSTCYVPSITAVYAQVARVIRGGGVYISQHKSPFSLQTSTQPRTAVDGSPRYTVEHPYYRNGSSTQAVPNAPVPPPPINPVAARLREPGAVEFLHRWEELIGGMCRSGFVIEDLSEPMHAKRDAEPSSFAERARFVPPYVRIKARRRSEQVAESSAVPTLWIPEN; from the coding sequence ATGACGGCGGCTGGATCTCCCCTGTGCCAAATCGTTTCGGACGAGGAATTAGCGGCTCCGCTGCAAACCGTTGACGCTGCCGGGTGGCTGGGCGGCAATATTTCTGGGCAAAAAGTTTTGTGCCTCGCGGCAGGCGGGGGCCGGCAGAGTTGTCTCTACGCCGCTGCGGGCGCTCGTGTGACGGTCGTGGATCTGTCGCCAGCGATGTTGGAACAGGACCGAGTTGCCGCTCGCCAGCGGGGGCACCAGGTCGAACTGATCGAGGGTTCCATGGACGATTTGTCAATGTTGCCGGCGGGGCATTTCGACATCGTGATTCACCCGGTCAGCACGTGTTATGTGCCTTCGATCACGGCGGTGTACGCACAGGTTGCCAGGGTGATTCGTGGCGGAGGCGTTTACATCAGTCAGCATAAATCGCCGTTCAGCCTGCAAACATCGACCCAGCCACGAACAGCGGTCGATGGTTCCCCCCGATACACGGTGGAACATCCGTACTACCGCAATGGATCCTCGACCCAGGCCGTCCCCAACGCCCCTGTTCCGCCGCCCCCGATCAATCCGGTTGCCGCTCGGCTGAGGGAACCTGGTGCGGTGGAATTCCTGCATCGTTGGGAAGAACTGATTGGCGGGATGTGTCGATCCGGATTCGTGATTGAGGATCTGTCCGAACCAATGCATGCCAAACGGGATGCTGAACCAAGCAGCTTTGCTGAGCGAGCTCGCTTTGTTCCGCCCTATGTCCGAATCAAGGCTCGACGGCGAAGCGAGCAGGTGGCGGAGTCCTCCGCCGTTCCCACGCTGTGGATTCCAGAAAACTGA
- a CDS encoding anti-sigma factor family protein, translated as MMSFTPEQIDQLISDHLDGRLSEDQSQWLTEQLRTDADLVQQLADAEFDRQMLRSLHQNTSTTSRLPADFASRVVAAAQQRAIDDHLSSDHPLRKLPVSAPVETVARPSSRHGRRTWVAAIAGLAAAGLFVVTLQNRGNDPSPNNPLIDPSTAIAQADPANSDPDPMSGLDSQGAPNIETIASSDLPSVNREGSSPAAVPSIDQTAAGMDGSNQPGGPSQPELSSIASATEQLNAAPMDLSATVAVGNSNEIQSLSGAVLIYDVQLKPEARDPGARNPFALDNDPVRQAMTTAGLAASSKQLVNERLIEATRESVALEDDTRYQILLLRGPAKQLDRLFLELLADEDSIESVGMSMAMGNAVSGIAWQQEEDVVPSNAVAYDLNTDDRRSLQRLGVALSNRDFMPVQAESFTKRIDFALGSPEAASTGNDFITEVLVIVR; from the coding sequence ATGATGTCTTTCACACCTGAACAGATCGATCAACTGATCAGCGACCATTTGGATGGTCGTTTGAGCGAGGATCAATCGCAATGGCTCACCGAGCAGTTGCGCACGGACGCTGACTTGGTCCAGCAACTGGCCGATGCGGAATTCGATCGTCAAATGTTGCGATCGCTGCACCAAAATACAAGCACCACCTCGCGCTTGCCTGCCGATTTCGCATCTCGCGTTGTCGCCGCAGCCCAGCAGCGTGCAATCGACGATCATTTGTCGTCCGATCATCCCCTGCGAAAACTGCCGGTCTCAGCCCCGGTCGAAACGGTGGCTCGTCCATCGAGTCGCCACGGCCGCAGAACCTGGGTGGCAGCCATCGCTGGACTGGCCGCGGCAGGACTGTTTGTCGTGACCTTGCAGAACCGCGGGAATGATCCGAGTCCGAACAACCCGCTGATCGACCCATCCACCGCGATCGCTCAAGCGGATCCGGCCAACTCGGACCCCGATCCGATGTCGGGATTGGATTCCCAGGGTGCACCCAACATCGAAACGATCGCATCAAGCGATCTACCAAGCGTCAATCGCGAAGGGTCCTCCCCCGCAGCGGTTCCCTCGATCGATCAAACCGCTGCTGGGATGGATGGTTCCAATCAACCCGGTGGACCATCTCAACCCGAACTGAGTTCCATCGCGTCAGCGACCGAGCAACTCAACGCGGCCCCCATGGATCTGTCGGCAACCGTCGCAGTTGGAAACAGCAACGAGATTCAATCGCTGTCCGGCGCGGTGTTGATCTATGACGTCCAGCTGAAACCAGAAGCCCGTGATCCCGGAGCTCGCAACCCATTCGCACTGGACAATGACCCGGTTCGCCAAGCCATGACGACGGCCGGTTTGGCCGCGTCGAGCAAACAACTGGTCAACGAGCGTTTGATCGAAGCGACCCGTGAATCGGTCGCGTTGGAGGACGACACCCGGTATCAAATTCTGTTGCTGCGAGGTCCCGCGAAACAGTTGGACCGTCTGTTCCTTGAATTGCTTGCGGATGAAGACTCGATTGAGTCAGTTGGCATGTCGATGGCGATGGGCAATGCCGTCTCCGGGATCGCGTGGCAACAAGAAGAAGACGTGGTGCCTTCGAACGCGGTCGCTTATGACCTGAACACAGACGACAGACGTTCGTTGCAACGACTTGGCGTGGCCCTCAGCAATCGTGACTTCATGCCTGTCCAAGCTGAATCGTTCACCAAACGAATTGATTTTGCTTTGGGCTCCCCGGAAGCTGCCAGCACCGGCAACGACTTCATCACCGAAGTCCTGGTCATCGTTCGCTGA
- a CDS encoding DUF1501 domain-containing protein, translated as MQSRREFLRQAGTNFGALAMAAMLQSEAQSASGRAVEVLHHPPRAKRVVQLFMAGGASQIDLWDHKPLLEKLHGQQSDFGEPVEAFQNGLGPWMKSPFKFAPYGSSGKQLSEVVAPLGDCVDDMAFVHNMVGKTGVHSQATYLQATGFQRPGFPGMGAWVSYGLGSINENLPTFVVLPDHRGFASNGPKNWGSAFLPASAQGTTIFPQRANPIEDLTARADFVTAAGDRDGLAVLERMNRRHLEQHPGDSRLEARIRSYELAAAMQLSAPEALDISGESAETMKMYGLDRMGATYPDKINPAEEAEYFGRKCLIARRLLERGVRFVQIWSGNDNGFPRRNWDSHEDIERDHRPLASGMAVGTAALLKDLKRTGMLEDTIVLWTTEFGRMPSTQGSKGRDHNPYVFTNWMCGGGIRGGVTHGESDEWGYKPLDRLNPTQVYDIHATILHQLGIDHKQLTFRHDGIDRRLTDVHGHVINELV; from the coding sequence ATGCAAAGTCGACGAGAATTCCTCCGTCAGGCAGGCACCAACTTTGGTGCGTTGGCAATGGCGGCCATGCTACAAAGCGAAGCTCAATCGGCCAGCGGACGCGCTGTCGAAGTGCTGCATCATCCGCCCAGAGCAAAGCGCGTGGTGCAGTTGTTCATGGCCGGTGGAGCCAGCCAAATCGACCTGTGGGATCACAAACCGTTGCTGGAAAAGCTTCACGGCCAGCAATCGGACTTCGGTGAACCGGTCGAAGCGTTCCAAAATGGCTTGGGGCCGTGGATGAAATCGCCTTTCAAGTTTGCGCCGTATGGAAGTTCAGGCAAGCAACTGAGTGAGGTGGTGGCACCCTTGGGCGATTGTGTGGACGACATGGCCTTTGTCCACAACATGGTGGGCAAAACAGGCGTTCATTCGCAGGCCACTTACCTGCAAGCAACGGGTTTCCAACGTCCCGGATTCCCCGGCATGGGAGCATGGGTCAGCTATGGGCTGGGTTCGATCAACGAGAACCTGCCGACTTTTGTTGTGTTGCCCGATCACCGTGGCTTTGCCAGCAACGGACCCAAGAACTGGGGTTCCGCGTTCCTGCCCGCCAGTGCGCAGGGGACAACTATCTTTCCGCAACGAGCCAATCCTATTGAGGACCTGACGGCCCGCGCCGATTTTGTGACCGCTGCAGGGGACCGTGATGGCCTGGCGGTGCTCGAACGAATGAACCGTCGCCATCTGGAGCAACATCCTGGCGACTCACGGTTGGAGGCTCGGATTCGATCTTACGAATTGGCGGCGGCAATGCAGTTGAGTGCACCCGAAGCGTTGGACATCTCGGGCGAAAGTGCGGAGACGATGAAGATGTACGGATTGGATCGGATGGGGGCCACGTATCCCGACAAGATCAATCCCGCCGAGGAGGCAGAGTATTTTGGACGCAAGTGTTTGATCGCCCGTCGATTGCTCGAACGCGGGGTTCGTTTCGTACAGATTTGGTCTGGAAACGACAATGGTTTCCCACGACGCAACTGGGATTCGCACGAGGATATCGAGCGCGATCACCGACCACTGGCAAGTGGAATGGCAGTCGGAACCGCAGCGTTGCTGAAAGACCTGAAACGAACCGGGATGCTGGAAGACACGATTGTGCTTTGGACCACGGAGTTTGGCCGAATGCCCAGCACCCAAGGGAGCAAGGGACGGGACCACAACCCGTACGTATTCACCAATTGGATGTGCGGGGGTGGCATTCGCGGCGGCGTCACCCACGGCGAATCAGACGAGTGGGGATACAAGCCGTTGGACCGTTTGAACCCCACGCAAGTCTACGACATTCATGCCACGATCCTGCACCAATTGGGGATCGACCACAAACAGCTGACGTTCCGCCACGATGGAATTGATCGCCGTCTCACTGATGTCCATGGACATGTCATCAACGAGTTGGTGTGA
- a CDS encoding DUF1553 domain-containing protein: MAIWWMLLLIWVASGLSIGRVEAEEADDQFELQIAPLLARRCLSCHAGETAKGGFSVQESAAFFADGFVEPGDSAASHLLDLISPEGGKAEMPKDADPLTAAEIDAIAKWIDQGATWPDGFMVEEALVDNFDWWSFQPNSRPSIPQLDDPWARFPIDQFVLRTLKNKGLTYSPPADRRTLIRRLTYDLIGLPPTPVEVEHYVSDPDSDEKAYEKLVDRLLESEHYGERWARHWLDVAKYADSNGYDKDKLRPNAWPYRDYVIRSFNEDKPYARFVQEQIAGDVLFPGTADGTLGLGFIAAGPWDFIGHVEVPESKLDGKVARNLDRDDMVSGAFNTFCSMTVQCARCHNHKFDPITQQQYYGMQAVFAAVDRADRTFDADPNVAQRRQQLRDQVSKAKAQQKSVEDELAAAGGTELAELTTQINTLNKNLKPIKVVEHGYHSEIAATEDSEKWVEVKLKSEVLASRIVLHACDDDFNKIGAGFGFPKRFKIELFDDAGNRSILHEVREDDFPNPGLMPVEFALENQPVRRVRVTATRLNERKSDFHFALAELRVVSGGRNVAIGATVDSLDSIEAPIRWRRQNLTDDKWPRIGDPEATRRIAEATRKRDAILAAVTTPELVARRSDAKRKTAEAESLLSSLPPQQTVYAAATDFSSQGNFKPTGGKPREVFVLHRGEVSLPGDPAVPGVIPLSSDSQWQFDASLNEAERRAKLATWLTDREHPLVWRSIVNRIWQYHFGQGIVATPNDFGRMGAEPTHPELLDWLAVEFRDGGQSMKTLHRMIVTSNTYQQTSADNPANSAIDGSNQFLWRANRRRLSAEELRDSILSVSGTLDTTMGGPGFYLFALSKTEHSPHFEYHKFDPSDERSHRRSIYRFIARSQPNPFLTTLDCADSSQSTPRRNETLTSLQALSLMNNKFNLVMAEAFAKRLELESDNLPGQVERAMRLLCQRVSTPAERDELVAYADDHGLQNLCRILFNLTEFVFVD, translated from the coding sequence ATGGCGATTTGGTGGATGCTGCTCTTGATCTGGGTCGCAAGCGGCCTCTCAATTGGAAGGGTTGAGGCCGAGGAAGCTGACGATCAGTTTGAACTGCAAATCGCTCCGCTGCTGGCACGGCGGTGCCTGTCTTGTCACGCGGGCGAGACGGCCAAAGGAGGGTTTTCGGTGCAAGAGTCCGCGGCCTTTTTTGCCGACGGATTTGTCGAACCAGGTGATTCCGCAGCGAGTCATTTGCTGGATTTGATCTCGCCGGAAGGGGGCAAGGCGGAGATGCCCAAGGATGCGGATCCATTGACCGCAGCGGAGATCGACGCGATTGCGAAATGGATCGACCAGGGTGCGACTTGGCCGGATGGTTTCATGGTGGAAGAAGCCTTGGTCGACAACTTCGATTGGTGGTCGTTTCAGCCGAACTCACGGCCTTCGATTCCCCAGTTGGACGATCCTTGGGCAAGATTTCCGATCGACCAATTTGTACTCCGGACTCTGAAGAACAAGGGGCTCACGTATTCTCCGCCCGCCGACCGCCGGACGCTGATTCGTCGTCTCACTTACGATCTGATCGGATTGCCTCCCACGCCAGTGGAGGTCGAACATTACGTGAGCGACCCCGATTCCGACGAGAAGGCTTACGAGAAACTGGTGGACCGGTTGCTGGAATCGGAACACTACGGGGAGCGATGGGCGCGGCATTGGTTGGACGTCGCCAAATACGCCGATTCCAATGGTTATGACAAAGACAAACTGCGTCCCAATGCATGGCCTTATCGCGACTATGTGATTCGATCTTTCAATGAAGACAAACCGTACGCGAGATTTGTTCAGGAGCAGATCGCGGGAGATGTGCTGTTTCCTGGAACCGCTGATGGCACGCTGGGATTGGGTTTCATTGCCGCGGGTCCGTGGGACTTCATCGGTCATGTGGAGGTGCCGGAATCCAAGCTGGATGGCAAAGTGGCCCGCAACCTTGATCGTGACGACATGGTCTCGGGGGCATTCAATACGTTTTGCAGCATGACGGTCCAGTGCGCGCGGTGCCACAACCACAAATTTGATCCGATCACGCAGCAGCAATACTACGGCATGCAAGCGGTCTTCGCCGCCGTCGATCGCGCCGATCGAACGTTTGATGCTGATCCGAATGTCGCTCAACGACGCCAGCAGTTGCGAGATCAGGTGTCGAAGGCCAAGGCTCAGCAAAAGAGTGTGGAAGACGAGCTTGCAGCGGCAGGGGGCACCGAGTTGGCTGAGCTGACGACACAGATCAACACGCTGAACAAAAACTTGAAGCCGATCAAGGTGGTGGAACATGGTTACCACAGTGAGATCGCTGCCACGGAGGATTCAGAAAAATGGGTTGAGGTGAAACTGAAGTCGGAAGTGTTGGCATCGCGAATCGTGCTGCATGCCTGCGACGACGACTTCAACAAGATCGGCGCAGGGTTCGGATTCCCCAAGCGGTTCAAGATTGAGTTGTTCGATGACGCTGGCAACCGGAGCATCCTTCATGAAGTTCGCGAGGATGACTTTCCCAATCCGGGATTGATGCCGGTCGAGTTTGCGCTCGAGAACCAGCCTGTTCGTCGGGTTCGTGTCACCGCGACTCGGCTCAACGAACGCAAATCCGATTTCCACTTCGCACTCGCGGAACTGCGAGTCGTGTCCGGTGGCCGGAACGTCGCGATCGGCGCAACGGTCGATTCACTTGATTCGATCGAAGCCCCCATTCGTTGGCGTCGTCAGAATTTGACGGACGACAAATGGCCGCGTATCGGAGACCCGGAGGCAACCCGCCGGATCGCTGAAGCAACCCGGAAGCGGGATGCTATCCTTGCCGCGGTGACCACTCCCGAACTTGTCGCGCGACGCAGCGATGCGAAGCGGAAGACCGCGGAGGCTGAGTCTCTGTTGTCCTCCCTGCCACCGCAGCAAACGGTGTATGCGGCCGCGACCGATTTTTCGAGCCAGGGAAATTTCAAGCCAACCGGAGGCAAGCCAAGAGAGGTGTTTGTGCTTCATCGCGGGGAGGTTTCGCTTCCCGGTGACCCTGCGGTGCCCGGCGTGATTCCGTTGTCCAGCGATTCTCAGTGGCAATTCGATGCGAGCCTCAATGAAGCCGAGCGTCGAGCGAAGTTGGCCACCTGGTTGACTGATCGAGAACATCCCTTGGTTTGGCGTTCGATCGTGAATCGCATTTGGCAGTACCACTTTGGTCAGGGAATCGTCGCCACACCCAATGACTTTGGTCGCATGGGTGCTGAACCGACCCATCCCGAATTGCTCGATTGGTTGGCGGTCGAGTTTCGTGACGGGGGTCAATCGATGAAGACCCTGCACCGGATGATCGTGACCAGCAACACGTATCAACAGACGTCGGCAGACAACCCCGCGAATTCCGCGATCGACGGCAGCAACCAATTTTTGTGGCGGGCCAACCGACGCCGGCTTTCGGCCGAAGAGCTGCGTGATTCCATCCTTTCGGTGAGTGGGACGCTGGACACAACGATGGGTGGACCAGGTTTCTATCTGTTTGCTTTGTCGAAGACCGAGCATTCACCACACTTTGAATATCACAAGTTTGACCCGAGCGACGAACGATCCCATCGCCGCAGCATCTATCGGTTCATCGCTCGGTCGCAACCCAATCCCTTTCTGACGACACTCGATTGTGCCGACTCATCGCAGAGTACCCCGCGTCGCAATGAAACGCTGACCTCGTTGCAGGCGCTTTCATTGATGAACAACAAGTTCAATTTGGTGATGGCCGAAGCGTTTGCAAAACGACTGGAATTGGAGAGCGACAATCTTCCCGGTCAAGTGGAGCGGGCGATGCGATTGCTTTGCCAACGAGTTTCGACACCGGCCGAACGCGATGAATTGGTGGCCTACGCCGATGACCATGGTTTGCAGAATCTGTGCCGGATCTTATTCAACCTGACTGAATTCGTGTTTGTGGATTGA
- a CDS encoding dihydrodipicolinate synthase family protein, producing the protein MQFDPTGVIPACLMPFDSDLEMDEPAYRRHLRDLAGVEGITAITVNGHAAEVHALSFEEQQRGIEIAHDELAGKLPLVAGIHTGNTREAAALATMASAAGAAALLVFPSEVLTMGGQQKPECARAHLNAIAESTELPLILFQYPISGGLGYPLDDLLKLCAEFPSIRAIKDWCNDPVLHERHIRELHALDCPVKVLSTHSMWLLSSLVLGCDGLLSGAGSVIANLQVALFQAVQRNDLQAARSINDRIYPTVRAFYSDPLLDMHNRMKEALVLLGRLDAAHVRPPLMKLQPSETERIGSLLSEAGITPSTIYQNEM; encoded by the coding sequence ATGCAATTCGATCCCACAGGCGTCATTCCCGCTTGTTTGATGCCGTTCGATTCCGATCTGGAAATGGACGAACCTGCCTATCGCCGTCACCTCCGTGATCTCGCCGGCGTCGAGGGCATCACCGCCATCACGGTCAATGGACACGCTGCCGAGGTGCACGCTCTGAGCTTCGAAGAGCAGCAACGCGGCATTGAGATTGCCCATGATGAACTGGCTGGAAAGCTGCCGTTGGTCGCCGGCATTCACACCGGCAACACCCGTGAAGCGGCTGCACTGGCCACGATGGCCTCCGCCGCCGGAGCGGCAGCACTGCTGGTGTTTCCCTCCGAGGTGCTGACCATGGGCGGCCAGCAGAAACCGGAGTGTGCCCGAGCCCACCTGAATGCGATCGCCGAGTCGACCGAGCTTCCCTTGATCCTGTTTCAGTATCCAATCTCGGGAGGGCTTGGCTATCCGCTGGACGACCTGCTCAAGCTCTGCGCCGAGTTCCCTTCGATCCGAGCGATCAAGGATTGGTGCAACGATCCTGTCCTGCACGAGCGTCATATTCGCGAATTGCACGCCTTGGACTGCCCAGTGAAGGTGCTTTCGACGCACAGCATGTGGTTGCTCAGTTCCTTGGTGCTGGGTTGTGACGGATTGCTGTCCGGCGCCGGCAGTGTCATTGCCAATCTGCAAGTCGCCCTGTTCCAAGCTGTGCAGAGGAACGACCTGCAAGCAGCCCGATCCATCAACGATCGGATTTATCCAACGGTCCGTGCCTTTTACTCCGATCCACTGCTCGACATGCACAACCGCATGAAGGAGGCGCTCGTGTTGCTGGGCCGACTCGATGCCGCCCATGTGCGACCGCCGCTGATGAAACTGCAGCCATCCGAAACGGAGCGGATCGGCTCGCTCCTGTCCGAGGCCGGGATCACCCCTTCCACGATCTACCAAAACGAAATGTAG
- a CDS encoding DUF1501 domain-containing protein: MSNSTRRQFLASSAAAAGAVSLAPIATANGVGERLQGKAEHVISIWLGGGMGQIDTFDPKAKGDPKAKKAGGYYDVIDTAVEGVQVCEHLSETAKVMDRVTAVRTVNHDVIDEHAAATNRMHTGRAISGTVTYPSLGSLVAHERGPVNEDAPPYVLIGYPNVTRGPGFLGSKHGYLYLTETGRAPAGLSRPDGISNDRQTRREQFLATLKNSRGQSKISKFLDYESAIEQSMKLSGPDFTRVFQLDGEPDDLRNRYGGEFGQRCLLSRRLVESGVRFIEVSHNLNFLNGAGWDVHNSGIVNQHKLIQELDTAVSTLIMDLEAKKLLDKTLIVITSEFGRPPEFDSGGGRGHQGSAFSCVLAGGGLAHCGAYGETDELSKKIVSNPVGVPDFFATICAALGIDYSKNLYAGDRPVPLTDQGQPIRELFAS, translated from the coding sequence ATGAGCAATTCCACGCGACGCCAGTTTCTTGCCAGCAGTGCCGCGGCGGCCGGTGCCGTCAGCCTGGCTCCGATCGCAACCGCGAATGGGGTGGGAGAACGATTGCAAGGGAAAGCCGAGCATGTCATCTCGATCTGGCTCGGGGGCGGAATGGGGCAGATTGATACGTTTGATCCCAAGGCCAAGGGAGATCCAAAAGCGAAGAAAGCCGGAGGTTACTACGATGTGATCGACACGGCTGTTGAAGGGGTTCAGGTTTGTGAGCATCTTTCAGAAACGGCCAAGGTGATGGACCGCGTCACAGCGGTTCGGACCGTGAATCACGATGTCATCGATGAACACGCCGCCGCAACAAATCGGATGCACACCGGTCGCGCGATCAGCGGCACAGTCACCTATCCTTCGCTGGGATCTTTGGTTGCGCATGAGCGGGGCCCCGTCAACGAAGACGCACCTCCCTACGTGCTGATCGGCTATCCCAACGTGACTCGTGGTCCTGGTTTTCTGGGCTCGAAACATGGTTACCTGTACCTCACCGAAACCGGACGTGCCCCCGCTGGCTTGTCGCGTCCCGATGGCATTTCCAATGACCGTCAAACACGCCGCGAGCAGTTCCTTGCCACGCTGAAAAACAGTCGAGGGCAGAGCAAAATCTCGAAGTTCTTGGACTATGAGTCGGCGATTGAACAGAGCATGAAGTTGAGTGGTCCAGACTTCACACGCGTCTTTCAGTTGGATGGCGAGCCGGATGACCTGCGGAACCGCTACGGGGGTGAGTTCGGTCAACGCTGTTTGTTGAGTCGTCGGCTGGTTGAGAGTGGTGTGCGGTTCATCGAAGTCAGTCACAACCTGAATTTTTTGAATGGAGCGGGTTGGGATGTCCACAACAGTGGAATCGTCAATCAACACAAGCTGATCCAGGAGCTGGACACCGCTGTTTCGACTCTGATCATGGACCTCGAAGCAAAGAAGCTGCTCGATAAAACGTTGATTGTGATCACGTCTGAATTCGGTCGTCCACCGGAGTTTGACAGTGGTGGAGGTCGCGGTCACCAAGGTTCCGCATTCAGTTGTGTGCTGGCGGGCGGTGGATTGGCACACTGTGGTGCTTATGGTGAAACGGACGAACTTTCGAAGAAGATCGTCTCCAACCCAGTCGGGGTTCCTGACTTCTTCGCCACGATTTGTGCTGCACTTGGAATCGATTACAGCAAGAATCTTTACGCCGGTGATCGGCCGGTTCCGTTGACCGATCAGGGCCAACCCATCCGCGAATTGTTCGCGTCCTGA